In Methanosarcina barkeri MS, a single window of DNA contains:
- a CDS encoding DNA integrity scanning protein DisA nucleotide-binding domain protein, giving the protein MDRARIIAETAARISRELDAAAIMVSGELSFEGIETGGIPVYYISMRPKSIIDHLISTGKDGKNPMKELGDQINREAAGNSDHLQQAAAIEYVLGRLENGIIVGVVETRGSSSIIVHNLDENPLIKAMKECQERIKPEVMSAIMKISFDIVLTGREGKKIGAAFIIGDSEEVLKRSHQLILNPYAGHDETYRNILDKKNWESIKEFSQLDGVFVVDENGIIQAAGRYLDVDAKNVDIEKGLGGRHVSAAAISRDTVAIAVTVSESGGIIRVYKDAKEIICMDCLKPAVRYI; this is encoded by the coding sequence ATGGATAGAGCACGTATAATTGCAGAGACGGCAGCCCGGATTTCCAGAGAACTTGATGCTGCCGCAATTATGGTTTCCGGAGAATTGAGTTTTGAAGGGATCGAAACTGGGGGAATTCCGGTCTACTACATCTCCATGCGCCCTAAAAGCATAATAGACCACCTGATCTCCACTGGAAAGGATGGAAAAAATCCTATGAAGGAACTCGGCGACCAGATAAACCGTGAGGCTGCAGGCAACTCTGACCACCTTCAACAAGCTGCCGCCATAGAATACGTGCTTGGAAGACTGGAAAATGGGATTATTGTAGGCGTAGTCGAAACCCGCGGCTCCAGTTCGATTATTGTACATAACCTCGACGAAAATCCCCTTATAAAAGCCATGAAGGAATGTCAGGAAAGGATAAAGCCGGAAGTGATGAGTGCAATCATGAAAATCTCTTTTGATATTGTCCTGACAGGTAGGGAAGGCAAAAAAATAGGAGCTGCCTTTATAATAGGCGATTCCGAAGAGGTTCTGAAACGCTCTCACCAGCTAATACTGAATCCTTACGCAGGTCACGATGAAACGTATCGGAATATCCTTGACAAGAAAAACTGGGAATCCATAAAGGAATTTTCCCAGCTTGACGGAGTTTTTGTGGTAGACGAAAACGGAATAATCCAGGCTGCAGGCCGCTACCTTGACGTTGATGCAAAAAATGTGGATATTGAGAAAGGACTGGGAGGCAGACACGTTTCAGCAGCCGCAATCAGCAGAGATACGGTTGCGATTGCAGTTACGGTATCCGAGTCAGGCGGAATTATAAGGGTATATAAAGACGCGAAAGAAATAATCTGCATGGACTGCCTGAAACCTGCGGTAAGATACATCTAA
- a CDS encoding DUF1614 domain-containing protein, with amino-acid sequence MRRQLFYIPFSLTFLLLLIIIMIFGLSSLFFGIIVSAFTKIGFSIEDALLIMLLSLLGSGINIPLATLRSDAPVVRDTYVRVFGVSYRVPFRRVIRNETTIAVNVGGAVIPILISAYLLIKFPSSLLLAGTGILIVTIITHSVAKPIRGIGIATPALVPPLAAALAAILLTSIIHIPNCPIDQCRVVVAYTGGVLGTLIGADLLNLGKIKNLGAPVASIGGAGTFDGIFLSGFIALLLI; translated from the coding sequence ATGAGAAGACAACTTTTTTACATTCCTTTTAGCCTTACATTCCTTCTTCTTTTGATTATTATTATGATTTTTGGGCTTAGTTCTCTTTTTTTTGGAATAATTGTTTCCGCCTTTACGAAGATTGGCTTCTCTATAGAGGACGCGCTCCTTATCATGTTACTGTCCCTCCTCGGAAGTGGTATCAATATCCCTCTGGCAACCCTCAGATCCGATGCTCCGGTAGTTAGAGATACATATGTCCGTGTTTTTGGCGTATCTTACCGAGTTCCATTTCGGCGTGTGATAAGAAATGAAACGACAATTGCTGTGAATGTAGGAGGAGCGGTTATTCCGATTCTAATTTCAGCTTACCTTCTTATAAAATTCCCTTCGTCTCTCCTGCTTGCAGGAACCGGCATCTTAATAGTTACAATCATAACTCATTCCGTAGCAAAGCCGATCCGCGGCATAGGTATTGCAACCCCGGCACTGGTTCCGCCCCTTGCAGCTGCCCTTGCTGCAATTTTGCTGACTTCGATAATTCATATCCCGAATTGTCCAATTGACCAGTGCCGCGTTGTCGTTGCTTATACAGGAGGAGTGCTCGGAACCCTTATTGGAGCCGATCTTCTTAACCTGGGAAAAATTAAGAATCTTGGAGCTCCGGTTGCAAGCATAGGAGGAGCAGGAACCTTTGATGGGATCTTTTTAAGCGGATTCATTGCTCTTCTCCTGATCTAA
- a CDS encoding S-layer protein domain-containing protein — MTSYAKKILLLLFASLTVCSLIVPSGFAAPAPAISGLPLDTNETLSDGFCWNATTFGGFAYPVNKHKGFVASENWWGERLQYVEKDGQDELGKGHPGNHVIGEGELVYTTRPFSSKYGVVSDLELDASTTPKELGGMFYYQLPWFGKPYVAVGNDSTRLAKLVISQPSSDKKTLKAGDSWDLGSNYSLVVNQVDVDGEKVWFSLDKNGEEIESGIVNTSGNVADKTFTATADFGDKKDQLYFVTYVDSVFTSATDSFAVFKYTWLIDKDKVMVIENGDEYQGFEVKEASANEIVLKNSNSITLTLDKDKKNYFTDSWYFQTSDEGKGSTSPEGYVIYPATDVTVEDNTSSGVNNSESLLNESLSNESSPSTSSASLLESKADDLKDVNNNSSLPEEKTGIVTSAKASGFELLAGVFGIILCQYFIKRRD; from the coding sequence ATGACATCCTATGCTAAAAAAATTTTACTTTTGCTGTTTGCTTCGCTTACAGTTTGTTCGTTGATCGTTCCTTCGGGTTTTGCAGCTCCAGCTCCAGCTATCTCTGGTTTGCCCCTCGACACAAACGAAACTTTATCCGATGGATTCTGCTGGAATGCTACCACTTTTGGCGGCTTTGCCTATCCTGTAAACAAGCATAAAGGTTTTGTAGCTTCTGAAAACTGGTGGGGTGAACGCCTTCAATATGTCGAAAAAGACGGCCAGGATGAACTTGGCAAGGGCCACCCCGGAAATCATGTAATCGGTGAAGGAGAACTTGTGTATACTACCCGTCCGTTTTCTTCCAAATATGGAGTTGTTTCCGACCTTGAACTTGATGCCAGTACAACTCCTAAGGAGCTTGGTGGTATGTTCTATTATCAGCTTCCCTGGTTTGGAAAACCGTATGTTGCCGTTGGAAACGACTCCACCCGGCTTGCAAAACTTGTAATTTCTCAGCCTTCCAGCGATAAAAAAACATTAAAGGCTGGAGATTCCTGGGATCTCGGGAGCAATTACTCTCTGGTAGTTAACCAGGTTGACGTTGATGGCGAAAAGGTATGGTTTTCACTAGATAAAAATGGGGAAGAAATTGAGTCCGGAATTGTAAACACAAGTGGAAATGTTGCTGATAAAACCTTTACTGCAACTGCGGATTTCGGTGATAAGAAAGACCAGCTCTACTTTGTAACCTATGTAGATTCCGTATTCACGAGTGCTACTGATTCCTTTGCAGTCTTCAAGTATACCTGGCTCATCGACAAAGATAAAGTGATGGTCATTGAGAATGGGGATGAATATCAGGGTTTTGAGGTAAAAGAAGCTTCTGCAAACGAAATTGTCCTTAAAAATTCAAATTCTATCACTTTGACCCTTGACAAAGATAAAAAGAACTACTTTACCGATTCCTGGTATTTCCAGACCTCGGATGAAGGAAAGGGAAGCACTTCTCCTGAAGGGTATGTTATATATCCGGCAACCGACGTTACTGTAGAGGATAATACTTCTTCAGGTGTCAATAATTCTGAGTCTCTCTTGAATGAATCTCTCTCGAATGAGTCTTCACCGTCTACATCCTCTGCTTCTCTTCTCGAGAGTAAGGCTGACGATTTAAAAGATGTCAACAATAATAGTAGTCTTCCTGAGGAAAAAACCGGAATAGTAACTTCCGCAAAAGCTTCTGGTTTCGAGTTGCTCGCAGGAGTTTTCGGAATAATTCTTTGTCAGTATTTTATAAAAAGGAGAGATTAA